The following proteins are encoded in a genomic region of Lachnospiraceae bacterium KM106-2:
- a CDS encoding oligopeptide transport system permease protein OppC has protein sequence MSKKKNKRSTFGSVFRRMFLGNRAIEKEDVLAEEQVKTPFQTAVKNYVSNKFAMGCLIVFTLLFVTCFIGSIFINEEPTYQEVTQQNLGPTRSLLDIPSRLVGNVRQISVGSTYGVGIDNEGVVYMWGSLTDKLKQIPNDMGDVVQVAAGQDHCLALNKEGKVFTWGNNRLHLGTIPLEVANANNIKYINAGYQISIAVTEDGKVYAWGNTNVVSFDVHDYQGKIAKAVATGSGIMGLTKDGEVVSLTGTDTGFTKIPTDLGKVKDIEATAQTVAAITEDGKVRVWGNTTKGLDKIPEIEGKAVSLSSGRYHYVVVTDQNKVYAWGDNNFKESNVPSSIQGKDIDKVYSGYYQNYAVMKDGSVKTWGLKGYWLGTDQYGRDVLTRIINGGRMTMTIGAIAVIISIIIGVTIGGIAGYYGGKVDIILMRFEEVVAGIPFLPFAMILSGIVGNKISETQRIMLIMVILGFLSWPSICYLVRAEILSEREKEYVTAAKALGVKESKIIFRHILPNIMSVIIVNATLQFAIAMLTESTLSYLGFGVAEPNATWGNMLNGCCNSVVIQSFWWRWVFPSIALGMATICINAIGDGLRDAFDPKANER, from the coding sequence ATGAGTAAGAAAAAGAATAAGAGAAGTACCTTTGGTTCGGTTTTCAGACGTATGTTCTTAGGAAATCGAGCTATAGAAAAAGAAGATGTACTAGCGGAAGAACAGGTGAAGACACCTTTTCAGACAGCAGTAAAAAATTATGTCTCAAATAAATTTGCAATGGGATGTTTAATTGTATTTACATTATTATTTGTTACTTGTTTCATAGGTTCTATCTTTATCAATGAAGAACCAACGTATCAAGAGGTTACACAGCAGAATTTAGGACCTACTAGAAGCTTGCTAGATATACCATCTCGATTAGTCGGAAACGTAAGACAAATTTCAGTTGGTTCTACATATGGTGTTGGTATTGATAATGAAGGTGTCGTTTATATGTGGGGTAGTTTAACAGATAAGTTAAAACAAATTCCAAATGATATGGGCGATGTCGTACAAGTAGCGGCTGGACAGGATCACTGTCTTGCATTAAATAAAGAAGGTAAAGTATTTACTTGGGGTAATAATCGACTTCATTTAGGTACGATTCCTCTAGAAGTAGCAAATGCAAACAATATTAAGTATATTAATGCAGGATATCAAATTTCTATCGCTGTTACAGAAGATGGAAAAGTATATGCATGGGGTAATACAAATGTAGTCAGCTTTGATGTTCATGACTATCAAGGAAAGATCGCCAAAGCGGTAGCTACTGGTAGTGGTATCATGGGACTTACAAAAGATGGTGAAGTTGTTTCTTTAACAGGAACAGATACTGGATTTACTAAGATTCCAACAGATTTAGGTAAAGTAAAAGATATTGAAGCAACTGCTCAGACAGTAGCTGCTATTACAGAAGATGGAAAAGTTAGAGTTTGGGGTAATACCACAAAAGGACTTGATAAAATTCCTGAAATTGAAGGGAAAGCAGTTTCGTTATCTTCTGGACGTTATCATTATGTTGTAGTTACAGATCAAAATAAAGTATATGCATGGGGCGATAATAACTTTAAAGAAAGTAACGTACCAAGCAGTATTCAAGGAAAAGATATTGATAAAGTATACTCTGGTTACTATCAGAATTATGCAGTTATGAAAGATGGTTCTGTTAAGACTTGGGGATTAAAAGGATATTGGTTAGGAACTGATCAATATGGCCGTGATGTTCTTACAAGAATCATTAATGGTGGTCGTATGACAATGACGATCGGTGCGATCGCAGTTATCATCTCCATCATCATCGGTGTTACGATCGGTGGAATCGCTGGATACTATGGCGGAAAAGTCGATATTATCTTAATGCGTTTTGAAGAAGTAGTAGCAGGTATTCCATTCCTTCCATTCGCAATGATCTTATCAGGAATTGTTGGAAATAAAATATCAGAGACCCAGCGTATTATGCTGATCATGGTTATTTTAGGATTCCTTAGCTGGCCTTCTATTTGTTATCTTGTACGTGCAGAGATCCTTTCTGAACGTGAAAAAGAATATGTTACTGCAGCAAAAGCACTTGGTGTGAAAGAAAGTAAGATTATTTTTAGACATATCTTACCTAACATCATGTCAGTAATTATTGTAAATGCAACTTTACAGTTTGCAATTGCCATGTTAACAGAATCAACGCTTTCTTACTTAGGATTCGGTGTTGCGGAACCTAATGCTACATGGGGTAATATGTTAAATGGTTGCTGTAACAGTGTTGTTATCCAAAGCTTCTGGTGGAGATGGGTATTCCCTTCTATCGCACTTGGTATGGCAACAATTTGTATTAATGCGATTGGTGATGGATTACGTGATGCGTTTGATCCAAAAGCAAACGAAAGATAG
- a CDS encoding acyl-phosphate:glycerol-3-phosphate O-acyltransferase PlsY — MERLLCMMIGYGCGNFLTAYFVVKMKLDKSIFMLGSGNPGMTNTIRVLGKKYGSIVLAGDLSKTILAYLIGLILVPKERVIVALYTGIGTVLGHNYPIWYHFHGGKGVATTCMALVLVDPIIGISSCLLGLIVVVLVHSLAYGAVIIPMIFWISTCFGQNRESSMITGLLSLLMLVKHRKGLWDGKEKDGGKER, encoded by the coding sequence ATGGAGCGATTGCTATGTATGATGATCGGTTATGGCTGTGGAAATTTCCTGACAGCCTATTTTGTGGTGAAAATGAAACTGGATAAAAGTATTTTTATGCTGGGATCCGGTAATCCGGGAATGACGAATACGATCCGAGTATTAGGAAAAAAGTATGGATCCATCGTTCTGGCTGGTGATCTGTCTAAGACGATCCTAGCTTATCTCATTGGACTGATTTTAGTTCCAAAAGAGCGAGTGATCGTAGCACTTTATACCGGTATTGGTACAGTATTGGGGCATAACTATCCGATCTGGTATCATTTTCATGGAGGAAAAGGGGTAGCAACCACTTGCATGGCTCTTGTATTAGTTGATCCGATCATTGGGATTAGTAGTTGTCTGTTAGGCTTAATTGTTGTAGTATTAGTTCATTCACTAGCCTATGGTGCGGTGATCATACCGATGATATTTTGGATCAGTACTTGCTTTGGTCAAAACAGAGAGAGTAGTATGATCACTGGTTTATTGTCTTTACTTATGTTAGTAAAACATAGGAAAGGTTTATGGGACGGGAAAGAAAAAGATGGAGGAAAAGAAAGATGA
- a CDS encoding oligopeptide transport system permease protein OppB produces MVKYVAKRICYIIFVFFLMSIIMFGIFKLVPGDPATMALKGQAKSLSPERYQILYQKTRVRLGLDKPLPVQYVKWFGKMLKGDWGYSEIYRKNVTTVIKDPMKNSILINIFSVLLTILIAIPIGIVSAVKKNSKFDNVTQVTTMLGYSLPTFIIGLVMIFIFCVQFTIFPVSGMNTPGFEGTFFQRFLDILYHVSLPVIVMTVGGLGQMIRYVRASMIEALGMDYIRTARAKGLTEKVVIYSHAFRNALIPILTVVIGWFVSVFAGSIVIEQLFSIDGTGKLLISSLQAQDYNVVMALNMFYFLVALVGNLITDLSYCLVDPRVKLN; encoded by the coding sequence ATGGTAAAATATGTTGCAAAAAGAATATGTTACATCATATTTGTATTTTTCCTTATGTCAATCATCATGTTTGGCATATTTAAATTAGTGCCTGGCGATCCCGCCACAATGGCATTAAAAGGTCAGGCAAAATCATTAAGTCCTGAAAGATATCAGATACTATATCAAAAGACAAGAGTACGTTTAGGGTTAGACAAGCCGTTACCAGTTCAATATGTAAAATGGTTTGGTAAGATGTTAAAAGGCGATTGGGGTTACTCAGAAATTTATCGTAAGAATGTAACAACAGTTATTAAAGATCCAATGAAGAACTCGATCTTGATCAATATTTTCAGTGTTTTACTTACTATATTAATAGCAATTCCGATAGGAATAGTATCGGCGGTAAAGAAAAATTCGAAATTCGATAATGTCACACAGGTGACAACTATGTTAGGATACAGTCTTCCTACATTTATTATTGGTTTGGTTATGATTTTTATTTTCTGTGTTCAGTTTACAATTTTCCCTGTTAGTGGTATGAATACACCAGGCTTTGAAGGAACATTCTTCCAAAGATTTTTGGATATTCTGTATCATGTTTCACTCCCTGTTATCGTAATGACAGTCGGTGGACTTGGACAAATGATTCGTTATGTACGTGCTTCTATGATCGAGGCACTTGGAATGGATTATATTAGAACTGCAAGAGCAAAAGGATTAACAGAAAAAGTCGTTATCTATTCACATGCTTTCCGTAATGCGTTAATTCCTATTCTTACCGTTGTTATTGGATGGTTTGTCAGTGTTTTTGCAGGATCTATTGTTATAGAGCAATTGTTTTCAATTGATGGAACCGGTAAATTATTAATTTCTTCTCTACAAGCACAGGATTATAATGTTGTTATGGCATTAAATATGTTCTATTTCCTTGTTGCACTTGTAGGAAACTTAATTACGGACCTTAGCTACTGCTTAGTTGATCCGCGAGTAAAACTGAATTAG
- a CDS encoding oligopeptide ABC transporter, periplasmic oligopeptide-binding protein OppA: MKKMKKQAVSLLLVLAMVLATVTGCGNNSGVSSDNSKNTTKDKKTEDTNKKETTTKVTNRTPAGKLVIGQNTDLTGDFMTGWTNGAADMDVRRLTQEYGTVVRTRDGSMQLNNTVVKKLDTKENSDKSKTFTYTINKGLKYSDGTEITAKDFVFYLLLNSCKAFGDSEADITMYTVFDGYNDFSTGKKKEFKGVRLLGDDQFSVTISAKELPDYYDMARTAASPYPISVYLPGVDVKDDGNGAYFTKDVTKAMIKKTIEKERYNPTIFSGAYTIKDYNKSAGTVTLEANTNYAGNYEGQKAQIKTLVIKKYNDDTAIDELKTGNVDLLISAGGGDVVNAGLDLADKGEYKYNNYYRNGFGKVVFTCDLGPTQFVKVRQAIAYLLDRTEFASQYTGGYGTVVNSNYGLAQWMYTDMKDKVDKELNTYAYNVDKAKELLVSDGWTLNKDGKEFKEGKDDVRYKKVDGKLMPLEIQWANTANNPVSDLLSTMLPDNMKKVGMKLKPTTLDWGVLTNNVLRQGIDKPVYNMYNMASEYGDIPSYEMEANPDKAYGGLYNENWINDKELFQLAKDLKATESTDREGYDAKWLKYIKRWNELLPSLPLYSNEFYDFYNKKLQNYSATSVYSYSYDIIYSYVK; encoded by the coding sequence ATGAAAAAAATGAAAAAACAGGCAGTTTCATTGTTATTAGTTCTTGCTATGGTACTTGCAACAGTAACCGGATGCGGAAATAATAGCGGAGTATCTTCAGACAATTCTAAGAATACGACTAAGGATAAAAAGACTGAAGACACAAACAAAAAAGAAACAACTACTAAAGTTACAAACCGTACACCAGCAGGTAAGTTAGTTATTGGTCAGAATACAGACCTTACTGGTGACTTCATGACAGGCTGGACAAATGGTGCAGCTGATATGGATGTCAGAAGACTTACTCAAGAATATGGTACTGTAGTAAGAACTAGAGATGGTTCAATGCAGTTAAACAACACAGTTGTTAAAAAACTTGATACTAAAGAAAATAGTGATAAGTCTAAAACATTTACTTACACAATTAACAAAGGTTTAAAATACAGTGACGGAACAGAAATTACTGCAAAAGATTTCGTATTTTACCTTTTATTAAATTCTTGTAAAGCCTTTGGCGACTCAGAAGCTGATATCACAATGTATACTGTATTTGACGGATACAATGATTTCAGTACTGGCAAGAAAAAAGAATTTAAGGGTGTTCGTCTTTTAGGAGATGATCAGTTCTCAGTAACAATCTCTGCAAAAGAACTTCCAGATTATTATGATATGGCAAGAACAGCAGCTTCACCTTATCCAATCAGTGTTTACTTACCAGGTGTTGATGTAAAAGATGATGGTAACGGTGCATACTTCACAAAAGACGTAACAAAAGCAATGATCAAGAAGACAATCGAAAAAGAGAGATATAACCCAACAATCTTCTCTGGTGCTTACACAATTAAAGACTACAATAAATCTGCCGGAACAGTTACTTTAGAGGCTAATACAAATTATGCTGGTAACTACGAAGGACAGAAAGCTCAAATTAAAACACTTGTAATCAAGAAATACAATGATGATACAGCAATTGATGAATTAAAGACAGGAAATGTTGATCTTCTTATTAGTGCAGGCGGTGGTGACGTAGTTAACGCTGGTCTTGATTTAGCTGATAAGGGAGAATACAAATACAATAACTACTACCGTAATGGATTTGGTAAAGTCGTATTTACTTGTGACCTTGGACCAACACAATTCGTTAAGGTTAGACAGGCAATCGCTTATCTTTTAGACAGAACAGAATTTGCTTCTCAGTACACAGGTGGTTATGGTACCGTTGTTAACTCTAACTATGGTTTAGCTCAATGGATGTATACAGATATGAAAGACAAGGTTGACAAAGAGTTAAATACATACGCTTACAATGTTGACAAAGCAAAAGAATTACTTGTTTCTGATGGATGGACTTTAAACAAAGATGGTAAAGAATTTAAAGAAGGTAAAGATGACGTTCGTTATAAGAAAGTTGACGGAAAGTTAATGCCACTTGAAATTCAATGGGCTAATACAGCAAATAACCCAGTATCCGATTTATTATCTACAATGTTACCAGATAACATGAAGAAAGTCGGAATGAAATTAAAACCAACAACTCTTGATTGGGGTGTATTAACTAATAATGTACTTCGTCAAGGAATCGATAAACCAGTTTACAATATGTATAACATGGCTTCTGAATATGGTGATATCCCATCATACGAAATGGAAGCAAATCCAGATAAAGCTTACGGCGGATTATACAATGAAAACTGGATCAATGACAAAGAATTATTCCAGTTAGCTAAAGACTTAAAGGCTACAGAATCTACAGACCGTGAAGGTTATGACGCAAAATGGTTGAAATACATCAAGAGATGGAATGAACTTCTTCCAAGTCTTCCACTATACTCAAATGAATTCTATGATTTCTACAACAAGAAACTTCAGAACTATAGTGCAACTAGCGTTTACAGTTACTCATATGACATCATTTACTCATATGTAAAATAA
- a CDS encoding substrate-specific component CbrT of predicted cobalamin ECF transporter has translation MPILSCSIIIGIATLPYLIRYLKKKLTMREVILVGTFTLAAVLGRVVFQFFPFIKPLVAITMLAGMSMGMGAGFFCGSVSAVLSNFVFGQGPWTPCQMICFGLAGALMALIYNKKKESQLAPFIGGMLVLVVIGPLLDISTEIVKDGTFLSEQIVAVIHSGIPANAVHGISTTIFLLLLKNPVLTRIDRICKKYGI, from the coding sequence ATGCCAATCTTAAGTTGTAGTATCATTATCGGGATTGCCACACTTCCCTATTTGATTCGTTATCTAAAGAAGAAACTGACAATGCGGGAGGTAATCCTGGTTGGAACATTTACTCTGGCAGCCGTATTGGGGCGAGTAGTGTTTCAATTCTTTCCCTTTATTAAGCCATTGGTTGCCATCACTATGTTGGCGGGTATGTCCATGGGAATGGGTGCCGGATTCTTCTGCGGAAGCGTATCAGCAGTTTTGTCCAATTTTGTATTTGGACAAGGACCTTGGACACCTTGTCAGATGATTTGCTTCGGACTTGCAGGAGCGTTGATGGCACTAATTTATAATAAGAAGAAAGAATCACAGCTCGCTCCTTTCATAGGCGGTATGTTAGTTCTTGTCGTGATCGGACCATTATTAGATATTTCCACAGAGATCGTAAAGGATGGAACGTTTCTTAGTGAGCAGATCGTGGCGGTGATTCATTCAGGAATTCCAGCAAATGCGGTTCATGGAATTAGTACAACAATATTTTTATTGCTTTTAAAGAATCCAGTTTTGACGAGAATTGATAGAATTTGCAAGAAATATGGAATCTAG
- a CDS encoding transmembrane component CbrV of energizing module of predicted cobalamin ECF transporter, whose protein sequence is MRFDHYYPIISFFYFVSILFCTIRFDHPICIAITLVAACIYTIRLNGFKKMFFCIFAIAVGFLYAIYYSSYQHFGITTLAINFVGNEITLESILYGVARGMILSSVLMWFSAIHVIFTREHILFLFGKISSTVSLFLCMALRIVPDTVTCYREMKQARKSLGYSKRRVLLEEKLILSAVLTRQLESFVEKTKSMKNRGFSMRHRTQFAIYRFDHRDRSLVIVMTMLVTVIGMGYALEQMNMSYDPELVMGKMTGMSLLFYGAYGLFCLLPFLLQTYEEIHFARLRAKQMK, encoded by the coding sequence ATGAGATTCGATCATTATTATCCGATAATATCCTTTTTCTACTTTGTGAGCATCCTCTTTTGTACGATTCGATTTGATCATCCGATCTGTATTGCGATCACGTTAGTGGCAGCCTGCATCTATACAATTCGGTTAAACGGGTTTAAGAAAATGTTCTTTTGTATTTTTGCAATTGCAGTTGGGTTTTTATATGCTATCTATTATTCTAGTTATCAGCATTTTGGGATTACGACGTTAGCGATTAATTTTGTTGGAAATGAAATTACGTTGGAATCGATTCTCTATGGTGTGGCAAGAGGGATGATATTATCGAGTGTCCTTATGTGGTTCTCCGCAATCCATGTGATCTTTACAAGAGAGCATATCCTATTTTTATTTGGAAAGATATCATCAACCGTATCATTATTTCTATGTATGGCATTACGTATTGTACCCGATACCGTTACTTGCTATCGTGAGATGAAACAGGCTAGAAAGTCGCTTGGCTATTCCAAGAGGAGAGTCCTTTTAGAAGAAAAACTGATTTTGTCGGCGGTGTTAACAAGACAGTTAGAATCCTTTGTGGAAAAGACAAAGTCCATGAAGAATCGAGGGTTCTCAATGAGACATCGCACTCAGTTTGCAATCTACCGTTTTGATCATAGAGATCGTAGTCTCGTAATTGTTATGACCATGCTGGTTACAGTAATTGGGATGGGTTATGCACTGGAACAGATGAATATGAGTTATGATCCGGAACTAGTTATGGGTAAGATGACAGGGATGAGCCTCCTCTTCTATGGAGCTTATGGCCTTTTTTGTCTTCTGCCATTTCTATTACAGACGTATGAAGAAATACATTTTGCCAGACTACGCGCAAAGCAAATGAAATAA
- a CDS encoding oligopeptide transport ATP-binding protein OppD, producing MALLEIKDLHTFFDTKKGTVKAVNGVSYSVEAGKTLGVVGESGSGKSVSAMSILKLLDGNGHIDSGSIIFEGQDLADVKAKDMCKIRGNDISVIFQEPMTSLNPIFTIERQLAEPFKIHQGLSKKEAAQKAVEMLRAVQIPNPANVAKQYPHQLSGGMRQRVMIAMALACQPKLLIADEPTTALDVTIQAQILKLMNELKDERGTSILLITHDLGVINEMADDVAVMYCGQVVEKAPVEKIFGDTKFSHPYTEGLMSSIPRLDTPAGVRLEAIPGSVPHPLDLPKGCKFAPRCKYATDKCRNEEPQLVDIEDNHTLRCFYPEKGVRSNAK from the coding sequence ATGGCATTATTAGAAATAAAAGATTTGCATACTTTCTTTGATACAAAGAAAGGTACTGTAAAAGCAGTCAATGGCGTTTCCTACTCCGTAGAAGCAGGTAAGACATTAGGCGTTGTTGGAGAAAGTGGTAGTGGTAAGAGTGTATCTGCCATGAGTATCTTGAAATTATTAGATGGAAATGGTCATATCGATAGTGGAAGCATTATCTTTGAAGGACAAGATTTAGCTGATGTAAAAGCAAAAGATATGTGTAAGATCCGTGGAAATGATATCTCAGTTATTTTCCAGGAACCTATGACAAGCTTAAATCCAATCTTTACGATTGAACGTCAGTTAGCTGAGCCATTTAAAATCCATCAAGGATTATCAAAGAAAGAAGCAGCTCAAAAAGCTGTTGAAATGCTTCGTGCTGTTCAGATACCTAATCCTGCTAACGTTGCAAAACAATATCCTCATCAGTTATCTGGTGGTATGAGACAGCGTGTCATGATCGCCATGGCACTTGCTTGTCAACCAAAGCTTTTAATTGCTGATGAACCTACAACAGCACTTGATGTAACTATTCAAGCTCAGATCTTAAAGTTAATGAATGAATTAAAAGATGAGAGAGGAACTTCTATTCTTTTGATCACTCATGATCTTGGTGTTATCAATGAAATGGCTGATGATGTCGCTGTAATGTACTGTGGACAAGTAGTAGAAAAAGCACCAGTAGAAAAAATCTTTGGTGATACAAAATTCTCACATCCTTACACAGAAGGATTAATGAGTTCTATTCCAAGACTTGATACACCAGCAGGGGTAAGACTAGAAGCAATCCCAGGAAGTGTTCCTCATCCTCTTGATTTACCAAAAGGATGTAAGTTCGCACCTAGATGTAAATATGCGACGGATAAATGTAGAAATGAAGAACCTCAATTAGTTGATATTGAAGATAATCATACGCTTCGATGCTTCTATCCTGAGAAGGGGGTAAGATCAAATGCAAAATAA
- a CDS encoding substrate-specific component CbrT of predicted cobalamin ECF transporter produces MINTKLLVSLAMLTSILLLGQIALAPLPNIEIVSLLIILYTLLLGKYVYYIIYGFAVLEGLVYGFGLWWFMYLYVWTILAIITMIFRKNRSPVFWAIVSGLFGLSFGFLCSFPYFITGGIGGGVAFFLSGIPFDITHSIGNVIVALILFQPLYSILKRFLPGTES; encoded by the coding sequence ATGATCAATACTAAACTACTAGTATCCTTGGCGATGCTTACTTCGATTCTCTTATTAGGGCAGATTGCCTTAGCACCTCTTCCTAATATTGAAATTGTCTCATTACTGATCATCCTATATACCTTACTACTCGGCAAATATGTCTACTATATTATCTATGGATTTGCTGTCTTGGAAGGACTTGTATATGGATTCGGACTGTGGTGGTTTATGTACTTGTATGTCTGGACGATCTTAGCCATCATCACTATGATATTTAGAAAGAATCGCTCCCCTGTCTTTTGGGCCATTGTTTCAGGATTATTCGGACTTAGCTTCGGATTTCTCTGTTCCTTCCCTTACTTTATAACAGGAGGGATTGGCGGAGGAGTTGCATTCTTCCTATCCGGGATTCCATTTGATATTACCCATTCCATTGGAAATGTAATTGTAGCACTGATTCTATTTCAGCCACTCTACTCTATTTTAAAACGTTTTCTACCAGGAACTGAATCTTAA
- a CDS encoding oligopeptide transport ATP-binding protein OppF yields the protein MQNNQEKKVLMSIRNLKQYFPIKKSSIFQKEQEYVKANDGISLDIYEGETVGLVGESGCGKSTFGRVLLQLYHQTAGRTMYYGHTIDDMAPKYVDHLIKHLPELKKKLDHLEGQEREEAFLDIVEIIGGLFVADDMHEVSKVLSEKYNVCASIFKMKKELIDLNACAKKNDNKIAEVQTKIDVEQHKLDKMNAEIDELKKSLSNKPDFKDCEAKKDDGINLKKLEYEEIRFLRKELQLIFQDPYSSLDPRMTVGQIIGEGLLTHKYFEKNGPEMQEYVTDIMEECGLSPYFIHRYPHEFSGGQRQRIGIARSLALKPKFVVCDEAVSALDVSIQSQVVNLLLDLKEKENLTYIFISHDLSVVKYISDRIGVMYLGNLVELATTEELFSNMKHPYTEALLSVIPTTDLNNKKEVILLEGDIPSPIHPPKGCKFHTRCRYCTDICKEKTPEFEEVAPGHFVACHHKVGENK from the coding sequence ATGCAAAATAACCAAGAGAAAAAAGTATTAATGAGTATTCGTAATTTAAAACAATACTTCCCAATCAAGAAAAGTTCCATTTTTCAAAAGGAACAAGAATATGTAAAAGCAAATGATGGTATTTCTCTTGACATTTACGAAGGCGAGACAGTAGGTCTTGTTGGAGAAAGTGGATGTGGTAAATCAACATTTGGTCGTGTATTATTACAACTTTATCATCAAACAGCAGGACGTACCATGTACTATGGTCATACGATCGATGATATGGCTCCTAAATATGTAGACCACTTGATCAAACATTTACCTGAATTAAAGAAAAAGTTAGATCATTTAGAAGGTCAGGAAAGAGAAGAAGCTTTTCTTGATATCGTAGAAATCATCGGTGGTTTATTCGTAGCAGACGATATGCATGAAGTATCGAAGGTACTTTCTGAAAAATATAATGTCTGTGCTTCTATCTTCAAAATGAAGAAAGAGTTGATCGACTTAAATGCATGTGCTAAGAAAAATGATAATAAGATTGCAGAAGTGCAAACGAAGATCGATGTAGAACAACATAAATTAGATAAGATGAATGCCGAGATCGATGAGTTAAAGAAATCATTATCCAATAAACCGGATTTCAAAGATTGTGAAGCGAAGAAAGATGATGGTATCAACTTAAAGAAATTAGAGTATGAAGAAATTCGTTTCTTAAGAAAAGAACTTCAGTTGATCTTCCAGGATCCATATTCATCACTTGATCCAAGAATGACAGTAGGTCAGATCATCGGTGAAGGATTATTAACTCATAAATATTTTGAAAAGAATGGTCCTGAGATGCAAGAGTATGTAACAGATATCATGGAAGAGTGTGGTCTATCCCCATATTTCATTCATCGTTATCCTCATGAATTCTCAGGTGGACAAAGACAACGTATCGGTATCGCTCGTTCTTTAGCGTTAAAGCCAAAATTCGTTGTATGTGATGAAGCGGTATCCGCACTTGATGTATCGATCCAATCACAGGTTGTCAACTTATTACTTGATTTAAAGGAAAAAGAAAACTTAACTTATATCTTCATTTCACATGATTTAAGTGTTGTTAAATATATCAGTGATCGTATCGGTGTAATGTACCTTGGTAACTTGGTAGAATTAGCAACGACAGAAGAATTATTCAGCAATATGAAGCATCCTTATACCGAAGCTTTATTATCTGTAATTCCAACTACTGACTTGAACAATAAGAAAGAAGTTATTTTACTGGAAGGCGATATTCCAAGTCCAATTCATCCTCCAAAGGGATGTAAGTTCCATACAAGATGTCGTTACTGTACTGATATCTGTAAGGAAAAGACACCAGAATTTGAAGAAGTGGCTCCAGGACACTTTGTAGCCTGTCACCATAAGGTTGGCGAGAATAAATAA